TTCACCGCGCTCGCGACACCTCTTTAGGTCGGGGTTTCGTACGCTGTCGTAGATGACGCGTGTGATACACACGGGGGACACTCACCTCGGCTACCGGCAGTATCACCGACCGGAGCGCAAGCGGGACTATCTGAACGCGTTCCGGCAGGTGGCCGACGACGCCGTGGCCGAAGACGTCGCCGCGGTCGTCCACGCCGGCGACCTGTTCCACGACCGGCGGCCGACCCTGGACGACATCATGGGAGCCCTCTCGGTCCTGCGGACGCTCGACGACGCCGGCGTGCCCTTCCTCGCCGTCGTCGGCAACCACGAGGCCAAACGCGAGGGCCAGTGGCTCGATCTGTTCGAGTCGCTCGGGCTCGCCACCCGACTCGGCCCCGAGCCCGTCGAGGTGGGTTCGACGGCGTTCTACGGGCTGGATTTCGTCCCGCGCTCGAAGCGCGAGGGCTTCGAACTCGACCTCGAACCACACGACGCCGACCACGCCGCCCTGGTCACCCACGGCCTGTTCGAGCCGTTCGACTTCGGCGAGTGGGACCCGGCGGAGATCTTCGCGACGACCGATATCGAGTTCGACGCGCTCCTGCTGGGGGACAACCACCACCCCGAGACCGCGCAGGTCGACGACACCTGGGTCACCTACTGCGGGTCGACCGAGCGCACCAGCGCCAGCGAACGCGACGAACGGGGGTACAACGTCGTCGCCTTCGACGGCGACGTGGACGTGCGTCGACGCGGCCTCGACACCCGCGAGTTCGTCTTCGTCGACCTCGAACTCGGCGAGGGCGAGGGCGTCGACCGCGTCCGCAAGCGCGTCGGCGAGTACGACCTCGACGACGCGGTCGTCGTCGTCACCGTCGACGGCGAGGGCGAACCGGTCACACCCGCGGCCGTGGAGGAGTTCGCGCTCGACCACGGGGCGCTGGTCGCCCGCGTCACCGACCGTCGGGAGACGGCCGAGGAGGGCGAGCGGGAGATCTCTTTCGCCGACCCCGACGACGCCGTCCGCGAGCGGGTCCGCGAGCTGGGTCTCAGCGACGCGGCCCGCTCGATCGACGAGACGGTCCGGGCCAGCAAGGTCGCCGACTCGAACGTCGACGACGTGGTCGAAGACCGGGTCGCCGACCTCGTCGAGGACGGCGACCTCGCGGCGTTCGAAGCGGTCGATCTAGCGGGCGACAGCGACGAATCGGAACCCACCGACGCCGGCGCCAACGGGCACGAAACCACTGAATCCGACGGCGAAGCCGAAGCCGCCGAACCCGGCGACGGAGCCGTCACCGCAGGCGCTGCGGCCGACGGCGGGGCCGACGCACCTCCCGAGAGCGAAGGCGAGGACGGAGCCGACGGGGAGAGCCCCGCGGAGGACGGCGACGGCCAGGCGACCTGGGGTGAGTTCCAGTGAGGTTCGAGCGCGTCAGACTCTCGAACTTCAAGTGTTACGACGACGCGGACGTGCGGCTGGACCGCGGGGTGACGGTCATCCACGGCCTCAACGGCAGCGGCAAGTCCTCGTTGCTCGAGGCCTGTTTTTTCGCCCTCTACGGCTCGAAGGCGCTGGACAACACCCTCGACGAGGTCGTCACTATCGGGGCGGACGACGCCGAGGTAGAGCTGTGGTTCACACACGACGGCGACTCGTATCACGTCGGGCGTCGCGTGCGCGCGACCGGCGAGCAGGCCCAGACCGCCAAGTGCGTCCTCGAAGGCCCGGACGTGACCATCGAGGGGGCTCGGGACGTACGGGCGCACGTCGAGGAGCTGTTGCGCATGGACGCCGAGGCGTTCGTCAACTGCGCGTACGTCCGCCAGGGCGAAGTGAACAAGCTCATCAACGCCACACCCGGCGAGCGCCAGGACATGCTCGACTCGCTGCTCCAGCTCGGCAAGCTGGAGGAGTACCGCGAGCGCGCCAGCGACGCCCGCGTCGGCGTCGACCGCGTCCGCCGGGACAAGCGCGGTTCGCTCTCCCAGCTCGACGACCAGATCGAGGACAAAGAAGACGAGAACCTCCACGCGCGGCTCAACGACCACCGGACCGAACTGGAGGAGGTGACCGCCGAGATCGACCGGTTCGAAGGCCAGCGCGAGAAAGCCGTCGAGACGCGCGATCGGGCGGCGGAGATCCTCGACTCCTACGAGGAGAAACACGCGGAACTCGACGACGTCGAATCGGATATCGAGGAACTCCGGGAAGCCATCTCGGAGACCGAGCGCGACCGGGAACAACTGGCCGAGCAGGTATCAGACCACCGCGAGACCCGCGAGGACCACCGCGCGGAACTGGGCGACCTGCTCCCCGAAACCGAGCTGGAGGGCAGCGCCGACGACCCGCCCGAACCGGCCACCGTCGAGTCGCTGCTCGAGGACCTCGCCGAGCGTGACGACGAACTGCAGGAGACGCTGCAGGACGTGACCGCGGCGGTGTCCGAACACAGTACGAAAGCCGAGAATTTTCGCGAGGCGGCCGCCGACCTCGAATCGCAGGCCGAGTCGAAGCGCGAGCAGGCCGCCGACCTCGAATCGGACGTGGCCGAGACGCGCGAGTCGCTCGCCGACCGTCGCGAGAAGATCGAGGATCTGGCCGAGCGAATCGAGTCCTTGGAGAGCGAGTTCGACGACGCGCCCGTCGACTTCGGCGAGGCCGAGTCGTTCCGTGCGGAAGTCGCCGAGGAGCTGAACGAGGTCCGCGAGCGGGTCGCCAGTCTCGAAGCCGACGCCAAGAATCAGCGAGAGGGGATCGCGGAGGCCGAAGCGCTGCTGGAGGAGGGCAAGTGTCCCGAGTGCGGCCAGGACGTCGACGGCTCGCCCCACGTCGAGTCGATCGACGACGATCGCGAACGTCTGGCCGACCTCGAGGCCGACCTCGAAGACGCCCGTGAGCGCCGCGACGACCACGAAGACCGGATCGAAGAAGCGGAACGGCTCGTCGAGGTCGAGTCCGAGATCCGGGAGTGTCGCACGAACCGCTCGAACGTCGAGCAGCTCGTCGACCAGCGCGAGGCCACGCTCGAAGAGAAGACCGAGCAGGCCGAGCGGCTCCGCGAGGAGGCCGACGACCTCGACTCGGAGGCGGCGGAGAAGCGGGAGGCGGCGGAGGAGCAGGCCGACGCCGCACAGGAGTCCCGCGATCGGGTCGGCGAGATCAACGGCGAGCGCGGACGCATCCGCGAGCGCCGCGAGCGCCTGGAGCGCGTCGACGAACTGCTCGAGGCGATCGCCGACGCGACCGACGCGGTCGAGCGCTTGCGCGACCGGCGCGAGCAACTGGCGGAGACCAACGACGAGCGCCGCGAACGGCTCGCGGAGAAACGCGACCGGCGCTCGGACCTGCAGGCGGAGTTCGACGACGAGCGGGTCGAGGAAGCCCGAGAGCAGCGCGACAACGCCGCTGACTACGTCGAGAAGGCCGACGCCAAGCTCGAATCGCTGCGCGAACGGCGCGACGAGCTACAGAGCGCGATCGGCGGCGTCGAGGCGGAGATCGAGGAGCTCGAATCGCTGCGTGAGCGCCGCGAGGACCTCGCCGAGCGCGTCGAGCGCCTCGACTCGCTGTACGACGAGGCCGAACGCCTCCAGCGGATGTACGGCGACCTCCGGGCCGAGTTGCGCCAGCGCAACGTCGAGAGCCTGGAGGCGATGCTCAACGAGATATTCGATCTGGTCTACCAGAACGATTCCTACGCCCGGATCGAACTCTCCGGCGAGTACGAACTCACCGTCTACCAGAAGGACGGCGAGCCGCTCGACCCCGAACAGCTATCGGGCGGCGAGCGCGCCCTCTTCAACCTCAGCCT
This DNA window, taken from Halosimplex litoreum, encodes the following:
- the rad50 gene encoding DNA double-strand break repair ATPase Rad50, whose amino-acid sequence is MRFERVRLSNFKCYDDADVRLDRGVTVIHGLNGSGKSSLLEACFFALYGSKALDNTLDEVVTIGADDAEVELWFTHDGDSYHVGRRVRATGEQAQTAKCVLEGPDVTIEGARDVRAHVEELLRMDAEAFVNCAYVRQGEVNKLINATPGERQDMLDSLLQLGKLEEYRERASDARVGVDRVRRDKRGSLSQLDDQIEDKEDENLHARLNDHRTELEEVTAEIDRFEGQREKAVETRDRAAEILDSYEEKHAELDDVESDIEELREAISETERDREQLAEQVSDHRETREDHRAELGDLLPETELEGSADDPPEPATVESLLEDLAERDDELQETLQDVTAAVSEHSTKAENFREAAADLESQAESKREQAADLESDVAETRESLADRREKIEDLAERIESLESEFDDAPVDFGEAESFRAEVAEELNEVRERVASLEADAKNQREGIAEAEALLEEGKCPECGQDVDGSPHVESIDDDRERLADLEADLEDARERRDDHEDRIEEAERLVEVESEIRECRTNRSNVEQLVDQREATLEEKTEQAERLREEADDLDSEAAEKREAAEEQADAAQESRDRVGEINGERGRIRERRERLERVDELLEAIADATDAVERLRDRREQLAETNDERRERLAEKRDRRSDLQAEFDDERVEEAREQRDNAADYVEKADAKLESLRERRDELQSAIGGVEAEIEELESLRERREDLAERVERLDSLYDEAERLQRMYGDLRAELRQRNVESLEAMLNEIFDLVYQNDSYARIELSGEYELTVYQKDGEPLDPEQLSGGERALFNLSLRCAIYRLLAEGIEGAAPMPPLILDEPTVFLDSGHVSQLVELVEAMREYGVEQILVVSHDDELVGAADDLVRVEKDSTTNRSSVRRERPEDRLAEAVEADD
- the mre11 gene encoding DNA double-strand break repair protein Mre11, whose protein sequence is MTRVIHTGDTHLGYRQYHRPERKRDYLNAFRQVADDAVAEDVAAVVHAGDLFHDRRPTLDDIMGALSVLRTLDDAGVPFLAVVGNHEAKREGQWLDLFESLGLATRLGPEPVEVGSTAFYGLDFVPRSKREGFELDLEPHDADHAALVTHGLFEPFDFGEWDPAEIFATTDIEFDALLLGDNHHPETAQVDDTWVTYCGSTERTSASERDERGYNVVAFDGDVDVRRRGLDTREFVFVDLELGEGEGVDRVRKRVGEYDLDDAVVVVTVDGEGEPVTPAAVEEFALDHGALVARVTDRRETAEEGEREISFADPDDAVRERVRELGLSDAARSIDETVRASKVADSNVDDVVEDRVADLVEDGDLAAFEAVDLAGDSDESEPTDAGANGHETTESDGEAEAAEPGDGAVTAGAAADGGADAPPESEGEDGADGESPAEDGDGQATWGEFQ